Part of the uncultured Desulfobacter sp. genome, TACCAATGGTCAGGATGATGCCGGCAATACCCGGCAAGGTCAGGGTGGCACCGAAAACCGCCAGGCCGCCGCCGATTAAAAGGATATTGACAATCAGTGCAATATCGGCAATCAGACCCGCCCCTTTGTAATAGATGAGCATGAAGAGAACAACCAGGGCTCCGCCCACCAGCATGGACATCAGGCCGGTTCGCACGGAGTCCGCACCCAGGGTGGGGCCGACTGTTCGCTCTTCAATAATTTTAACCGGTGCAGGCAACGAACCGGCGCGCAGGGCAATGGCAAGATCCGAGGCTTCTTCGGTGGTAAAGTGACCTGTGATCACGGCTTTGCCCCCGGAGATGCGGTCCTGGATATTGGGCGCGGAGTACACGTTTTTATCCAGCACAATAGCCAGGCGTTTGTTGATATTGTCTCCGGTGATGCGTTCAAAAATTCTGGCGCCCTTACGACTGAATTCAATCCCCACCCGGGGCTGCTGGAACTGGTCAAACTCCACCCGGGCATTGGTCAGCTGGCTGCCGTCCAGTTCCACATGTTTTTTGATCAGAAACGGGGTTTTGGTCTGGGTGCCGGTGGTGGGGTCTTTTCTTACCTGGTAAAGAATTTCATCGCCAACCGGGGGCTTGCCCTGTAACGCGGCATTGACATCGCCCTGTTCATCCACCAGCTGGAATGTGAGCTGGGCGGTTTTTCCGATCAGGTTTTTGGCCCGTTCGGGATCACTGATCCCCGGCAACTGCAGAAGGATTCTGTTACCGCTTTGGATTCTGATATCCGGTTCACTGACACCGAATTCATCAATACGGTTACGAATGGTTTCCAGGGCCTGCTCCGTCGCCATTTTTTTTATGGCATCGGCTTCCTTGTCGGGCAGGCGCAGGGTAAAGGAGATACCGCCGTCAATATTTTTTACCGAAGGAATCTCAAGGCTGCCATAGTCTTCGGACAACAGGTTTTCCACATTTGATCTATTGTCTGCACCTGATATTCTGGCAATGATCGCATGGTCTGAGGCCTTTTCAATGCCCATATGCCGTATTTTTTCATTTTT contains:
- the secD gene encoding protein translocase subunit SecD, producing the protein MKFFTIKRVLILGVIVAAVVCLMPTFTNTWPYKKINLGLDLQGGMHLVLEVQSEEAVKAELDRTISQLKLDLKNEKIRHMGIEKASDHAIIARISGADNRSNVENLLSEDYGSLEIPSVKNIDGGISFTLRLPDKEADAIKKMATEQALETIRNRIDEFGVSEPDIRIQSGNRILLQLPGISDPERAKNLIGKTAQLTFQLVDEQGDVNAALQGKPPVGDEILYQVRKDPTTGTQTKTPFLIKKHVELDGSQLTNARVEFDQFQQPRVGIEFSRKGARIFERITGDNINKRLAIVLDKNVYSAPNIQDRISGGKAVITGHFTTEEASDLAIALRAGSLPAPVKIIEERTVGPTLGADSVRTGLMSMLVGGALVVLFMLIYYKGAGLIADIALIVNILLIGGGLAVFGATLTLPGIAGIILTIGMAVDANVIIFERIREELRSGRSPKAAVNAGYDRATLTIMDANVTTLIAAAVLFQFGTGPIKGFAVTLGLGIVASLFTALILSKSIYDMILANKQSDSLSI